In a genomic window of Melopsittacus undulatus isolate bMelUnd1 chromosome 1, bMelUnd1.mat.Z, whole genome shotgun sequence:
- the NRBP2 gene encoding nuclear receptor-binding protein 2, with protein sequence MAVAEPEARLSQEKEEESEEESEVLEESPCGRWHKRREQVNQGNMPGIQSTFLAMDTEEGVEVVWNELLFTDKKAFKAHEEKIKTMFEQLVLVDHPNIVKLHKYWLDVKDSKARVIFITEYVSSGSLKQFLKKTKKNHKAMNARAWKRWCTQILSALSFLHSCEPPIIHGNLTSDTIFIQHNGLIKIGSVWHRVFANALPDDLRSPIRIEREELRNLHFFPPEYGQKTDGTAVDIFSFGMCALEMAVLEIQTNGDTRVSEEAIMRARHSLDDPNMREFILSCLTLNPDKRPTAHNLLFHRVLFEVHSLKLLAAHCFINNQYLMPENVVEEKIKDLDLNMVMAEIRREGRPGAQWRYSEVSFLELDKFLEDVRNGIYPLMNFAVSRPHALPRALSQPQEDPQKAKTPTPEPFDVETRKVVQMQCNMELNEDKTQWHLTLLLILEDRLHRQLSYDLLPTDNSKDLATELVHYGFIHEDDCEKLANFLENAFHKYRSPLL encoded by the exons GTGAACCAGGGGAACATGCCTGGCATCCAGAGCACCTTCTTGGCCATGGACACAGAGGAGGGTGTGGAGGTTGTGTGGAACGAGCTCCTCTTCACTGACAAGAAGGCTTTCAAAGCCCACGAG GAGAAGATCAAGACCATGTTTGAGCAGCTGGTGCTCGTGGATCACCCCAACATTGTGAAGCTGCACAAGTACTGGCTGGATGTGAAGGACTCCAAGGCACGG GTCATCTTCATCACAGAATATGTGTCCTCCGGGAGCCTGAAGCAGTTCctgaagaaaaccaagaagaaCCACAAGGCCATGAACGCCAGG GCCTGGAAGCGCTGGTGCACCCAGATCCTGTCGGCTCTCAG CTTCCTGCACTCCTGTGAGCCTCCCATCATCCACGGCAACCTCACCAGTGACACCATCTTCATCCAGCACAACGGCCTCATAAAGATCGGCTCAG TCTGGCACAGGGTGTTTGCCAATG CTCTCCCGGATGACCTCAGGAGCCCCATCAGGATCGAGAGGGAGGAGCTGCGGAACCTCCACTTCTTCCCACCGGAATACGGCC AGAAGACAGATGGGACGGCTGTGGACATCTTCTCCTTCGGGATGTGCGCACTGGAG ATGGCTGTGCTGGAGATCCAGACCAACGGGGACACGCGGGTCTCCGAGGAGGCCATCATGCGGGCACGGCATTCCCTGGATGATCCCAACATGAGG GAGTTCATCCTGTCATGCTTGACCCTGAACCCGGACAAGAGACCGACCGCACACAACCTGCTGTTCCACCGGGTGCTCTTTGAGGTCCATTCCCTcaagctgctggcagctcatTGCTTCATCAACAACCAGT ACCTGATGCCAGAGAAcgtggtggaggagaagataAAGGACCTGGACCTGAATATGGTGATGGCCGAGATCCGGAGAGAGGGTCGGCCTGGAGCGCAGTGGAG GTACTCGGAGGTTTCCTTCCTTGAGCTCGACAAGTTCCTAGAGGATGTCAG GAATGGGATTTACCCCCTGATGAACTTCGCTGTTTCCAGACCCCATGCCCTCCCGCGtgccctctcccagccccaggaGGACCCTCAGAAAGCCAAGACTCCCACCCCAGAGCCCTTTGATGTGGAGACCAGGAAG GTGGTGCAAATGCAATGTAACATGGAGCTGAATGAAGACAAGACCCAGTGGCAC ctcACTCTCCTGCTCATCCTGGAGGACAGGCTGCATCGGCAGCTGAGCTACGACCTGCTGCCCA CTGATAACTCCAAGGACTTGGCCACGGAGCTGGTGCATTATGGATTCATCCACGAG gaTGACTGTGAGAAGCTGGCAAACTTCCTGGAAAACGCCTTCCACAAGTACCGCTCTCCTCTGCTGTGA